In Oceanobacillus sp. FSL K6-2867, one DNA window encodes the following:
- a CDS encoding ABC transporter permease, whose product MTFSMKRVIAIFQKDMKDLYKNMYVSTTILMPLIFAFFYSRMENITVEVHFLVINLTLSLVTAFLQCSIIAEEKEKNTLRGLMLSPATIPEILGGKSLVTFILSAITIILCTMIMGYEPANIGIIVIAIVISSLFYIALGTLMGLVSRTVIEASVLILPVMFIFGFGSMFQALVEEYPILSVIDYLPNIQLIELANAVEAGSGFGDVLGNLGIIVAWVIAGIVATVIVFKKRELDE is encoded by the coding sequence ATGACTTTTTCAATGAAGCGTGTAATTGCAATTTTCCAAAAGGATATGAAGGATTTATATAAGAATATGTATGTCTCCACAACAATTCTGATGCCGCTCATTTTTGCTTTCTTCTATAGTAGGATGGAAAATATTACGGTAGAAGTTCACTTTTTAGTAATTAACTTGACCTTATCGCTTGTAACAGCATTCCTGCAATGTTCGATTATAGCTGAAGAGAAAGAAAAGAATACACTGCGTGGACTGATGCTTTCACCAGCAACTATACCGGAAATCCTTGGTGGCAAAAGCTTAGTAACCTTTATTTTATCTGCAATAACAATTATTCTTTGTACAATGATAATGGGTTATGAACCTGCGAATATAGGTATTATAGTAATTGCGATTGTTATTTCCAGTTTGTTTTACATTGCTTTAGGAACACTGATGGGATTAGTCTCTAGAACCGTTATTGAAGCTTCTGTACTCATTTTACCAGTTATGTTTATTTTCGGTTTTGGGTCGATGTTCCAAGCGCTTGTGGAAGAGTATCCTATCCTTTCTGTCATTGATTATTTACCAAATATTCAATTGATTGAGCTAGCCAATGCTGTTGAAGCAGGATCAGGTTTTGGTGATGTACTTGGAAACTTAGGTATCATTGTAGCTTGGGTGATTGCAGGGATAGTTGCAACCGTTATTGTATTTAAAAAACGGGAGCTGGATGAGTAA
- a CDS encoding ABC transporter ATP-binding protein, with product MENIIEVKSLAKIFGNKAALEDVSFQVKKGETFGFLGPSGSGKTTTIKILTGQLIQTSGDASVFNIPAASLNKPSYRKKIGVITDNSGLYQRLSIYDNLKLYCDLYDVPTKRINEVLGMVNLTEDTKKVVSKLSKGMLQRVTLARAFLHEPELLFLDEPTSALDPANSKHIHDGLRKLNEKGTTIFLTTHDMSEAEALCKRVAFLHKGKIQLLDEPRVLRRQFSDTSVTVELKDGRKLNLPGGSKGADEIYNYLSTDQIVSIHSNEPTLGDIFVEVTGRELV from the coding sequence TTGGAAAACATTATTGAAGTGAAATCATTAGCAAAAATTTTTGGCAATAAAGCTGCATTGGAAGATGTAAGTTTTCAAGTGAAAAAAGGAGAGACATTTGGTTTTTTAGGTCCGAGTGGTTCCGGGAAGACGACAACAATAAAAATTCTCACTGGACAATTGATCCAGACCTCTGGAGATGCTTCTGTATTTAATATACCAGCAGCTTCCTTAAATAAGCCATCCTATCGAAAAAAAATTGGGGTTATTACAGATAATAGCGGGTTATACCAACGTTTATCAATTTATGACAATTTGAAACTATATTGCGATCTTTATGATGTACCAACAAAACGAATTAATGAAGTCCTTGGGATGGTTAACTTGACGGAGGATACGAAAAAGGTAGTTTCAAAGCTTTCCAAAGGAATGCTGCAGCGTGTAACGTTAGCAAGAGCTTTCCTGCATGAACCGGAATTGTTGTTTTTAGATGAACCAACATCTGCTTTAGATCCCGCAAACTCCAAGCATATTCATGATGGACTCCGCAAATTGAATGAAAAAGGAACAACGATTTTTCTGACTACACATGATATGAGCGAAGCAGAAGCACTATGTAAACGCGTTGCATTCCTGCATAAAGGGAAAATCCAATTGCTCGATGAGCCAAGAGTGCTGCGCAGACAATTTTCGGATACCTCTGTAACAGTTGAATTAAAAGATGGCCGGAAGTTAAATTTACCAGGTGGATCAAAAGGCGCGGATGAAATTTATAACTATTTATCAACCGATCAGATTGTATCCATTCATTCAAATGAACCAACATTGGGAGATATTTTTGTAGAAGTAACAGGGAGGGAATTAGTATGA
- a CDS encoding cation:dicarboxylase symporter family transporter, producing the protein MKKFKLSLANQIFIGLILGVIVGGIFYGSETAQSVLQPFGDLFLRLIKMIVVPIVLSSIIVAIAGVGDLKSVGKLGGKSLAYFIGMTLVAIAVGLISANIFQPGTGLNMESLQQSDISGYVETSEEQEGKSIADTLLHVVPTNPVQAMVEGDMLAIIFFAVVFGLGIAAIGDKGKPVLRFFEGTANAMFYVTNLFMKYAPIGVFALIGVTISKYGFTSLIPLGKLALTVYGTMIFFVIVVLGLMAKIVGLNIFKLLKLIKEELILAFSTSSSETVLPRIMDKMEQAGSPKHIATFVIPTGYSFNLDGSVLYQAIASLFIAQMFGIELSIWQQITLMLVLMVTSKGMAGVPGVSFVVLLATFSTIGLPAEGLAFIAGIDRILDMGRTAVNVVGNSLAALVVAKWEGQFNPPVKEHEEIADQAI; encoded by the coding sequence ATGAAAAAGTTTAAATTAAGTTTGGCCAATCAAATTTTTATTGGTCTAATTTTAGGTGTTATTGTTGGTGGTATCTTTTACGGAAGTGAAACAGCTCAAAGTGTTTTACAACCATTTGGTGATCTGTTTCTTCGTTTAATTAAAATGATTGTTGTTCCAATTGTACTATCTAGTATTATTGTTGCAATTGCTGGTGTTGGAGATTTGAAATCTGTTGGTAAGCTGGGCGGTAAATCGTTAGCTTACTTTATTGGTATGACATTGGTTGCAATTGCGGTCGGCTTAATCTCTGCTAACATATTCCAGCCTGGTACCGGACTGAATATGGAAAGCCTGCAGCAAAGTGATATTTCAGGCTATGTCGAAACTTCAGAAGAGCAAGAAGGTAAATCGATAGCAGACACGCTTTTGCATGTAGTACCTACAAATCCAGTACAGGCGATGGTTGAAGGGGACATGCTGGCGATTATCTTCTTTGCTGTTGTTTTTGGTCTTGGAATCGCTGCAATTGGAGATAAAGGTAAGCCAGTACTTCGATTCTTCGAAGGTACAGCAAATGCTATGTTCTATGTTACAAACCTATTTATGAAGTATGCACCAATTGGTGTATTTGCTTTAATTGGTGTAACGATCTCTAAATATGGTTTTACCTCGTTGATTCCATTAGGCAAGTTAGCCCTTACTGTTTATGGAACAATGATTTTCTTTGTCATTGTTGTGTTAGGTTTGATGGCTAAAATCGTTGGATTAAATATCTTTAAATTATTAAAGCTGATTAAAGAAGAATTAATTTTAGCTTTTTCAACATCAAGTTCGGAAACTGTGCTTCCGAGAATTATGGACAAGATGGAGCAGGCTGGGAGTCCAAAACACATTGCTACCTTTGTTATCCCAACGGGTTACTCTTTTAACCTGGATGGATCAGTTTTATATCAAGCAATTGCTTCGCTGTTTATTGCACAGATGTTTGGTATAGAATTAAGTATTTGGCAGCAAATTACATTGATGTTAGTCTTGATGGTTACATCTAAAGGAATGGCTGGTGTACCAGGTGTATCATTTGTCGTGTTACTAGCTACATTTAGCACGATTGGCCTTCCTGCCGAAGGGTTAGCGTTTATTGCTGGTATTGATCGTATTCTTGACATGGGACGTACAGCGGTTAATGTTGTAGGGAACTCATTAGCAGCACTGGTAGTTGCTAAATGGGAAGGTCAATTTAACCCTCCAGTTAAGGAACATGAAGAAATAGCAGATCAAGCGATATAA